Part of the Primulina huaijiensis isolate GDHJ02 chromosome 15, ASM1229523v2, whole genome shotgun sequence genome is shown below.
TTAAGCGAAccaattaatgatttttttgataGAACGATTCAGGACAAATCCAAAACATGAGAAGCAGTGAAACTGtgataatgatttaattaataatcataCTTTTTTTTTCGATGGTAATAATCATACTATTTAAGTCAGGTTCAGATCACCTTGAATatgtttgttatttttattttttgtctaAATAAATGCATTTTATTAAATGGCCAATAATAAAGCAAGtcaattcttcaaaataataataataaaatcaagttaattattatattttggagTGATCAATTATCGtactaattaatatatttaatttgaaaaaaagagaaatatcAATACAATGAGTATTATTGTAATATAATTAGAATGTGAATAcatgaataaataattaagattttttttattattttaactaaatttataaatatagtCCGACCGATATATGCCTGAATCAGCTGATACCTACGTTATTATCACCTTCatcaaaagaaaatataaacaaagaagagtaagaagatcaagaaaatggGCTATGCAGTCGTCCCCTCCAATGGATCTCTGCAAAATATCCATATTTTCATGGTAAGTTTTCCAGGTCAGGGCCATGTAAACCCGCTTTTAAGGTTGGCAAAAAGACTCGCATACTCGGGTCTGCTCGTCACCCTTTCTGCACCTGAGTACGACTTCCAGGGTTTCATTTCTGTGGGTTCTGAAGCCTCCAGGGCCGGAAACCGGCCGGCTACCACATGTTCTGCCAGAAGGGTTCATGGAGAAAGTGGGTGATAAAGGAAAAATAGTGCAATGGAGCCCACAAGAGGAGGTGCTGGCGCACCGTTCCACAGCCTGCTTCGTTACTCACTGCGGCTGGAACTCCACGATGGAGACGTTGGCCAGTGGCGTCCCAGTAGTGGCGTTCCCTCAGTGGGGTGATCAGGTGACGGATGCCAAGTTTTTGGTCGACGTTTTCAAGGTTGGGATCAGGTTGTGTCGGGGGGCAGCTGAGGGGAGCATTGTTCCCCGGAAGGAGGTGGAAAGGTGCTTGAGAGAGGCGACAGGCGGAGGCCCCAAGGCGGCGGAGATGAAGGAGAACGCCCTCAAGTGGAAGAAAGCGGCAGCGGAGGCGGTGGCGTATTCTTATCGTAATATGAAAGATTTTGTGGACGAGATCGTGAGGATGAGAGCATCGCGGGACCAATTGACAAATTCTTAGCTTATTGTCTTTATTGTGTTATTATCTTGGTATCGCTATCGTTaccatattaattaataaatcatattacattattatatatatttttaaaagaaaactcCGAGGTTGACGCGCACCTTTCGGTCTCTTATAAACGATCTAAACTAAgccaaataatattaaatttgaagtTTATTCGTTTAAGATTGATAGAGGCTCAAGATcggctcgagctcgattcgagctttTATCATCATGTTCGAGCTTGATTGAGCTTAAAATTACTAAGATTACGAGGAGCTCGAGCTCAGCTCGTTAAAAGcttgtttatcatgttaatcaagtCGAGTTCGAGTTTAAAAattaatagctcgtttatcTGTTCAACAAGCCTGACTTGAGCTCGAAGcttgagctcggctcgtttacgATTTTCGAGCTCGTAAACCATACTATTGAActagcttgttaaaaattaaatatatccatgaactaattttaaatttgacataaaagtttaaatttattcataaataatcaaaacGACAAacataacaacttaaaatatataaacaagttGAGCTATCGAGCCATCTAAACAAGCCGATCTAGAGCTTACGAGCCTACTAacgaacatgtttgcgagctcagatagagcttggtttgattaaattgtcgAGCTTGAATCGAGTTCGAGCTTAGCTTAAAATGATCAACAAACGAACTCAAACAAACTTTtcgaatcgagcttcgaataACTCACAAACGCTTTGATTTGTTCACGTTTTCATTTTGGAAAAAGGGGACAAATTCAAACCATGGATAGCCGGATAGGTAAGTTTTTGTTTGggcataaattaataataagtcAATAACATTTATTATAACTATTATTAATAacatttattataacattagTAGTTTGGCTCTTCTTATTTGTCGTTCCTTTTCCCAAAACCGTCCATAGCCAAATTAATTTCTAAGGTTACTCATTTTGGTCACTTTTTTTGTTATCTTTCTGTTATAAGAACGAGATCTAACTCAACCCTCTTAAATCGTCTTATAcaatatttctttttcattCTCACAACAAAAAACAAGATAGGTTTACTTTgcattataatataatttagagtaggtctattgtgaaacggtctcacgaatctttatctgtgaaacggatcAACCTATCgatattaaacataaaaataatactcttagcataaaaagtaataatttttcattggtgacccaaataagatatccgtatcacaaaatacgacccataagaccgtctcatacaaatttttgcctaTAATTTAACATCAAAAAGCGATACACAAGAACtcgataaatttaaaaattaaattacgaTTGCATAAATCCGATCACTATGCAATGGAAAAAGAATTCacaaataagaataaattagCGCATACTTAgctcattaaaaaataaattaccttTATAGAAATTGTTACGAGTTGGCGACGAAACAACTCAATTGGAATTTGGAATAGCTAAAAGGTAGATTATAACCTTCGATTTCAGTTTGCTTTCAACCTCACAATTCAATTAAGTTAAAATCCATATAATAATTTCACGAAAGAAAACATAATCTCGATCACGACTCTCATTTAACAGAAGCTTGCAAATGAAGAAAATGGAGACAAAATCATCTGACTTACCAACGACCCAATTCCATGATCTTCGTGTTTTTTATTTGGTGCGATTTTACCT
Proteins encoded:
- the LOC140958767 gene encoding cinnamate beta-D-glucosyltransferase-like, which translates into the protein MPESADTYVIITFIKRKYKQRRVRRSRKWAMQSSPPMDLCKISIFSWVSFLWVLKPPGPETGRLPHVLPEGFMEKVGDKGKIVQWSPQEEVLAHRSTACFVTHCGWNSTMETLASGVPVVAFPQWGDQVTDAKFLVDVFKVGIRLCRGAAEGSIVPRKEVERCLREATGGGPKAAEMKENALKWKKAAAEAVAYSYRNMKDFVDEIVRMRASRDQLTNS